In a genomic window of [Empedobacter] haloabium:
- a CDS encoding thiol:disulfide interchange protein DsbA/DsbL → MQLSKTRFLLMAGAIVATAVLLNVASAPSEQARPYVVLDAPAAAQGPVEVIEFFWYSCPHCYHFEPALRDWVARQGDGIVFRRVPVGMRAQQLPQQRMFYVMQALEMGEPANQRLFRQIHEGGQALDTEVTLAGFALDGGIAPERFHAAWRSTAVQRQVDAATRLHTQMKVASVPAVVIGGRYLTSPAMLSATMPMWGQTAAMGHAATIRTMDTLLARARQDSATQ, encoded by the coding sequence ATGCAACTTTCTAAAACGCGCTTTCTGCTGATGGCCGGCGCCATCGTCGCCACGGCTGTACTCTTGAACGTGGCCAGTGCGCCGTCGGAGCAAGCACGTCCCTACGTGGTGCTGGACGCCCCGGCGGCGGCGCAAGGGCCGGTCGAGGTCATCGAGTTTTTCTGGTACAGCTGCCCCCACTGCTACCACTTCGAGCCCGCGCTGCGCGACTGGGTGGCACGCCAGGGCGACGGCATCGTGTTCCGCCGCGTGCCTGTCGGCATGCGCGCGCAGCAGTTGCCGCAGCAGCGCATGTTCTACGTGATGCAGGCGCTGGAGATGGGCGAACCGGCCAACCAGCGGCTGTTCCGCCAGATCCATGAGGGAGGACAAGCGCTCGACACGGAAGTCACGCTGGCCGGCTTCGCGCTGGATGGCGGCATCGCCCCGGAGCGCTTTCATGCGGCCTGGCGTTCCACCGCGGTACAGCGGCAAGTGGACGCCGCCACGCGCCTGCACACGCAGATGAAGGTCGCCAGCGTGCCGGCTGTCGTGATCGGCGGGCGTTATCTCACGTCGCCGGCGATGCTGAGCGCGACGATGCCGATGTGGGGCCAGACCGCCGCGATGGGTCACGCGGCGACGATCAGGACGATGGATACGCTGCTGGCCCGGGCGCGCCAGGACAGCGCCACGCAATGA
- a CDS encoding thiopeptide-type bacteriocin, translating into MQNVDTTVGPGTEFDFEILETSEATAMEEMGASSTIAAGSTCSRQPVLPERLP; encoded by the coding sequence ATGCAAAACGTTGACACAACCGTAGGTCCGGGCACCGAATTCGACTTCGAAATCCTGGAAACCAGTGAAGCCACTGCCATGGAAGAAATGGGCGCATCCTCGACCATTGCGGCCGGTTCCACCTGCAGTAGGCAGCCTGTATTGCCAGAACGGCTGCCCTGA
- a CDS encoding thiopeptide-type bacteriocin, whose product MQNVDTTVDLDIDFDFEILETTEATAMEEMGASSTICAGSTCSKQAALLARGC is encoded by the coding sequence ATGCAAAACGTTGACACCACCGTCGACCTGGACATCGACTTCGATTTCGAAATCCTGGAAACGACTGAAGCCACCGCCATGGAAGAAATGGGCGCTTCCTCGACCATTTGCGCAGGTTCGACCTGCAGCAAGCAGGCAGCCCTGCTGGCACGCGGCTGCTGA
- a CDS encoding YcaO-like family protein, which produces MSDLAQLTSFTRRAVAARSVSVLATPAMLALLPAPGERAQLVAFAGEFAAFPAFHRKWRWNAMLQAQLMALLARLAVQEAEPGCVYLYLQGTFSKRYFPSVRAALPSSAAAPGCRAGTADLDGVVRAFGNASVQGLVLQAGPAGEHYHCYQPATGLLGIGRGGTDLQRMRGAVLEYCERWAASIVPAGACRARYVDLGPAAWRPDQVAAVPPGQAATLFPGFDPCRPMHWLPCRLVQAGARRLLPLQMINYLVRPGEAFSHCQNSNGCALGSSATEAALFGALELIERDALLLAWYTRSTPPRFIAASIDSAPLRQLHGLLELAGYTVCCFDITTEFALPTVLVLLLGQSDERLGAFVTAACHPDPREALAAALGEAHSLAGITERNLARQRQRHGAGHLEHLRDSAQAQYYGQHSQRRHFDFLADAVPTLAWGDFVARHAGSASTALRGPAAAWDLLCARSAQAGYEVIVADVTPAGLPALGLYAARVFLPGTLPLTFGDKPLCLPPGRLARAARHCGWVDANADLSRPLLHPLG; this is translated from the coding sequence ATGAGCGACCTGGCACAGCTGACGAGTTTCACGCGCCGCGCGGTGGCTGCGCGTTCTGTCAGCGTGCTGGCCACGCCGGCGATGCTGGCACTGCTGCCAGCGCCGGGCGAGCGTGCGCAGCTGGTTGCCTTTGCCGGCGAGTTCGCCGCATTCCCCGCGTTTCACCGCAAGTGGCGCTGGAATGCGATGCTGCAAGCGCAATTGATGGCGCTGCTGGCGCGCCTGGCCGTGCAGGAAGCGGAACCGGGCTGCGTTTACCTGTACTTGCAGGGCACCTTCAGCAAACGCTATTTCCCCAGCGTGCGCGCCGCGCTGCCGTCTTCCGCCGCGGCACCGGGTTGCCGGGCCGGCACGGCCGATCTGGACGGCGTGGTGCGCGCCTTCGGCAACGCGTCGGTACAAGGCCTGGTGCTGCAGGCCGGTCCGGCCGGAGAGCATTACCACTGCTATCAGCCGGCGACCGGACTGCTCGGCATCGGCCGCGGCGGCACGGATCTGCAGCGCATGCGCGGCGCCGTGCTGGAATACTGCGAGCGTTGGGCGGCCAGCATCGTGCCGGCCGGCGCATGCCGCGCCCGTTACGTGGACCTGGGCCCGGCGGCGTGGCGGCCCGACCAGGTCGCGGCCGTGCCCCCCGGGCAGGCGGCAACGCTGTTCCCCGGCTTCGATCCCTGCCGGCCCATGCACTGGCTGCCCTGCCGGCTCGTGCAGGCAGGCGCGCGGCGCTTGCTGCCGCTGCAGATGATCAACTACCTGGTGCGCCCTGGCGAAGCGTTCAGCCACTGCCAGAACAGCAATGGCTGCGCGCTGGGCAGTTCGGCCACGGAGGCGGCACTGTTCGGCGCCCTGGAATTGATCGAGCGCGACGCGCTGCTGCTGGCGTGGTACACCCGCTCGACGCCACCGCGCTTCATCGCGGCCAGCATCGACAGCGCGCCGCTGCGGCAGCTGCATGGCTTGCTGGAGCTAGCCGGCTACACTGTCTGCTGCTTCGACATCACGACGGAGTTCGCGCTGCCGACCGTGCTGGTGCTGCTGCTGGGCCAAAGCGACGAGCGCCTGGGTGCCTTCGTGACGGCCGCGTGCCACCCCGATCCGCGCGAGGCGCTGGCCGCCGCGCTGGGCGAAGCCCATTCGTTGGCCGGCATCACGGAGCGCAACCTGGCGCGCCAGCGGCAACGCCATGGCGCGGGCCACCTGGAACACCTGCGCGACAGTGCCCAGGCGCAGTACTACGGGCAGCACAGCCAGCGCCGCCATTTCGACTTCCTTGCCGATGCGGTGCCCACGCTGGCCTGGGGCGATTTCGTCGCCAGGCATGCCGGCAGCGCGAGCACGGCGTTGCGCGGTCCCGCCGCCGCGTGGGACTTGCTGTGCGCACGCTCCGCGCAGGCCGGCTATGAGGTGATCGTGGCGGACGTCACTCCGGCCGGTCTGCCGGCGCTGGGCCTGTACGCGGCCCGCGTCTTCCTGCCCGGCACCTTGCCGCTGACGTTTGGCGACAAGCCGCTCTGCCTGCCGCCTGGGCGGCTGGCCCGGGCCGCACGGCATTGCGGCTGGGTCGACGCGAACGCCGACCTGTCCCGCCCCCTCCTGCATCCGCTGGGCTGA